The following are from one region of the Salicibibacter kimchii genome:
- a CDS encoding 2-keto-4-pentenoate hydratase, which produces MKTEETFNKEDLAKHLAQSWDEGEGVQPVTELNPNLSIDEAYQIQLQTIEGKVKEGQRITGKKIGLTSKAMQEKLGVSEPDYGHLLDGMGVRNRETVSFNRVLQPMVEGEIAFILKKDLAGPDVTTLDVLQATDAVVPALEIVDSRIKDWKITLPDTIADNASSGLYVLGDHPKKIEDIDIKQMGMALYKNDELQNTGVGVAAMDDPAKCVAWLANKLAAFDIKLKASEVILSGALSAAIKGEPGDEFYAKFADLGTVHVSFAK; this is translated from the coding sequence ATGAAAACGGAAGAAACATTCAACAAAGAAGACCTTGCCAAACATTTAGCTCAATCCTGGGATGAAGGAGAAGGGGTTCAGCCGGTTACTGAGCTGAACCCTAATCTTTCCATTGATGAAGCTTATCAAATCCAATTGCAGACCATTGAAGGAAAAGTAAAAGAAGGCCAGCGGATCACCGGCAAAAAAATTGGTTTAACATCGAAAGCCATGCAGGAAAAATTAGGCGTTAGCGAGCCTGATTACGGTCATTTATTGGATGGAATGGGAGTCAGAAACAGAGAAACGGTCTCATTCAATCGCGTATTGCAGCCAATGGTTGAAGGCGAGATTGCGTTCATTCTGAAAAAAGATTTGGCCGGACCGGATGTAACAACGCTCGACGTCCTGCAAGCGACGGATGCAGTTGTTCCCGCGCTTGAAATTGTGGATAGCCGCATCAAAGATTGGAAGATTACATTGCCCGATACGATTGCAGATAATGCTTCTTCCGGGTTGTATGTACTCGGTGATCACCCAAAAAAAATCGAAGACATTGATATCAAGCAAATGGGGATGGCCCTTTACAAAAATGATGAACTTCAAAACACAGGGGTCGGTGTTGCGGCAATGGACGATCCGGCGAAATGTGTGGCATGGCTGGCGAATAAATTGGCAGCCTTTGATATTAAATTGAAAGCCAGTGAAGTCATTCTATCCGGTGCATTGTCTGCCGCGATCAAAGGAGAACCGGGAGATGAGTTTTACGCCAAATTTGCGGATTTAGGCACCGTACATGTTTCATTTGCAAAATAG
- a CDS encoding SDR family NAD(P)-dependent oxidoreductase, whose protein sequence is MENKHINETLEGKAAIVTGSARGIGFAIALKLANAGANVLISGTNEERTKKAAEELKTLSDSDIRYYPGDLSEEGNVEEMVNDAINAWGKIDILVNNAGGGVILPFREQTPDTLKTTINRNLWTTIWSCYKVLPHMDKVGYGRIINIGADSVRNGLWDHAAYNAAKGGVHAISTGLAREFADSDITVNTVAPPAVEGEALGRIGNRDAELVDKYIDIIPKGRAASEEEVADFVWYLSTNGASFITGQVISVNGGSTML, encoded by the coding sequence TTGGAAAATAAACACATAAATGAAACCTTAGAAGGAAAAGCAGCGATTGTCACCGGCTCCGCCCGGGGAATTGGATTCGCGATCGCGTTGAAATTGGCGAATGCAGGGGCGAACGTTTTAATTAGCGGTACAAATGAGGAGCGTACAAAAAAAGCTGCTGAGGAATTGAAAACGTTGTCAGACTCAGACATCCGATACTATCCCGGAGATCTTTCGGAAGAAGGTAACGTGGAAGAAATGGTAAACGATGCGATTAATGCCTGGGGAAAGATCGATATTCTGGTGAATAACGCAGGCGGGGGTGTGATTCTGCCGTTCCGTGAACAGACGCCGGATACACTGAAGACGACCATTAATCGAAACCTATGGACAACGATTTGGTCATGTTATAAAGTCCTTCCTCACATGGATAAGGTCGGATATGGGCGGATCATTAATATAGGCGCTGATTCAGTAAGAAATGGGTTGTGGGATCATGCTGCTTATAATGCTGCAAAAGGAGGGGTCCATGCCATATCGACCGGGTTGGCTAGGGAATTTGCCGACAGTGATATCACCGTAAATACTGTCGCACCACCTGCAGTTGAAGGGGAAGCATTAGGTCGAATCGGAAATAGGGACGCTGAGTTGGTGGATAAATATATCGATATCATTCCAAAAGGAAGAGCTGCCAGCGAGGAAGAAGTAGCGGATTTTGTTTGGTACCTATCCACGAATGGCGCCAGTTTCATTACGGGTCAGGTGATCAGTGTCAATGGCGGAAGCACCATGCTTTAG
- a CDS encoding acetaldehyde dehydrogenase (acetylating) yields MGKAKVGIIGSGNIGSDLMIKLKNSESLELTTMMGIDATSRGMQHAKKLELQTFDNGADGLLENPELVDIIFDATSAGAHIHNAEIAKKLGKQMIDLTPAAIGPFIVPTVNAGTHLEEDNVNLITCGGQATIPIIHAIQQVAPVEYGEIVATIASKSAGPGTRANIDEFTETTSKAIEQVGGAKKGKAIIILNPAEPPIIMRDTVHAIVEEGAVDEEKITKSILETVDKVQSYVPGYKIRTNPVFDGNKVTVFLEIEGAGHYLPTYAGNLDIMTSAGVKVAEEFAKNRNTTANKV; encoded by the coding sequence ATGGGTAAAGCAAAAGTTGGAATCATTGGGTCCGGGAATATCGGCTCTGACTTAATGATTAAATTAAAGAATTCCGAATCATTGGAACTAACGACCATGATGGGGATTGATGCCACGTCACGAGGCATGCAACATGCCAAGAAATTGGAGCTGCAAACCTTTGATAACGGTGCGGATGGATTATTGGAGAACCCGGAATTAGTCGATATTATCTTTGACGCGACGAGTGCCGGCGCTCATATTCACAATGCGGAAATAGCCAAAAAGCTAGGCAAGCAAATGATCGATTTAACACCGGCTGCAATCGGGCCTTTTATTGTGCCTACGGTCAACGCAGGCACACACTTGGAAGAAGATAATGTCAATCTAATTACATGCGGCGGCCAGGCAACCATTCCAATCATCCATGCCATTCAACAAGTGGCGCCGGTCGAGTATGGAGAAATTGTTGCTACGATCGCGAGTAAAAGTGCCGGACCGGGAACGAGAGCAAACATTGATGAATTTACCGAAACAACGTCAAAAGCCATTGAACAAGTGGGTGGCGCTAAAAAAGGAAAAGCCATCATTATCTTAAACCCGGCAGAACCTCCGATCATCATGCGTGACACGGTCCATGCCATTGTTGAAGAAGGAGCAGTGGATGAAGAGAAGATTACCAAATCGATTTTAGAAACGGTGGATAAGGTTCAATCCTATGTCCCCGGATATAAGATACGAACAAATCCTGTTTTTGACGGAAATAAGGTGACGGTGTTTCTTGAAATTGAAGGGGCAGGGCATTATTTGCCAACCTATGCCGGGAACCTTGATATCATGACATCTGCCGGTGTGAAAGTAGCTGAAGAGTTTGCGAAAAATCGAAATACCACCGCTAATAAAGTGTAA
- a CDS encoding LysR family transcriptional regulator: MNESQLQTFLTVAEHKSYSKAAEALVVTQPTVTSRIKALEDILQCELFKRAGHEIFLTDAANMFMEYANNILTNIKHAKEISNMVKDPIIKVGFSPGYSYSFITELLKTVKSMGDIDIQVVEGHDSVSLNERASSGEIDIVFTRNPISDHSDIISEYLFDNNLMVLLPIDHYLCEKQTIHIEDLNEETILSFKRNSFLWKLIDQQLIKAQSVTRIDVDNNEMLLKAVANNIGIGIIPELGMDKRYTSEIKARKISDIYNIQNKVYVQYRNSSHVNHLAKKIIYAVINHKYTEEEKV, translated from the coding sequence ATGAATGAGAGCCAACTTCAGACTTTTCTTACTGTCGCCGAGCATAAAAGCTATTCTAAAGCGGCTGAAGCCCTTGTTGTTACGCAACCAACCGTTACCTCACGAATAAAAGCATTAGAAGATATCTTACAGTGTGAGCTTTTTAAAAGAGCCGGACATGAAATTTTCTTGACAGATGCAGCTAACATGTTTATGGAGTATGCCAACAATATTCTAACCAATATTAAACATGCCAAAGAAATATCCAACATGGTCAAAGACCCAATCATAAAAGTGGGTTTCTCCCCGGGATACTCGTATTCTTTTATTACAGAACTCTTGAAAACGGTTAAATCAATGGGGGATATAGATATTCAAGTCGTGGAAGGACACGATTCTGTAAGCTTAAATGAAAGGGCTTCCTCAGGAGAAATTGACATCGTATTTACAAGAAACCCTATTTCGGATCATTCTGATATTATTTCAGAATATTTATTCGATAATAACCTTATGGTTCTCCTTCCCATCGATCACTACCTATGTGAAAAACAAACGATTCACATTGAAGATTTAAACGAGGAGACTATCCTGAGTTTTAAAAGGAACTCGTTCTTATGGAAATTAATTGATCAACAGCTAATAAAAGCACAAAGTGTCACTCGTATTGATGTTGATAATAATGAAATGCTTTTGAAAGCTGTTGCAAATAATATTGGCATTGGCATTATACCTGAGTTAGGCATGGATAAAAGATATACGTCGGAAATAAAAGCACGAAAAATAAGTGACATCTATAACATCCAAAACAAAGTCTATGTTCAATACCGAAATAGCTCCCATGTCAATCATCTTGCAAAAAAGATCATTTACGCTGTCATTAATCATAAGTATACGGAAGAAGAAAAGGTGTAG
- a CDS encoding IclR family transcriptional regulator, translating to MVKKNDQPQTLSSVKNAARILKSFSTFEPTKKVSELAESLGLAKSTVSRIMATLASEGFVAKDQETNAYRLGISVLTMAGIVTNDLEIHKEAAPVLGQLVNKTGETAHLAILDDLDTIYIHKEECHHPVRILTHLGRRNPSYCTSSGKVLLAFSEEQVVEDVINKGLTAHTKNSITDPDELREELKTIREQKYAVSTEELTEGTKSVAAPIRDYTGKVVSAITVVGPIQRMKGYSIPDIAKKVREAGKEASTRLGYDERYFRKF from the coding sequence ATGGTAAAAAAGAACGATCAACCACAAACGCTTTCCTCCGTTAAGAATGCAGCTCGTATTCTTAAGAGTTTTTCTACATTTGAGCCGACGAAAAAGGTTAGCGAGCTGGCTGAATCATTAGGTTTGGCCAAAAGTACCGTTAGTCGAATTATGGCGACACTGGCTAGTGAAGGATTTGTTGCCAAGGATCAGGAAACCAATGCATACCGATTAGGGATTTCCGTGCTCACCATGGCAGGGATTGTCACAAATGATTTGGAAATTCACAAGGAAGCTGCACCCGTCCTTGGTCAATTGGTAAATAAAACGGGAGAAACCGCCCATCTGGCTATCTTGGATGACCTCGATACCATTTATATTCATAAAGAAGAATGTCATCATCCTGTTCGTATTTTGACACACCTTGGGAGGAGAAACCCTTCTTACTGCACAAGTTCAGGTAAAGTTCTGCTCGCTTTTAGTGAAGAACAGGTTGTGGAAGATGTTATTAATAAAGGGTTAACTGCCCATACAAAGAATAGCATTACCGATCCTGATGAACTTCGGGAGGAACTAAAAACAATCCGCGAACAAAAATACGCCGTCAGCACAGAGGAATTAACAGAAGGAACGAAATCAGTTGCCGCGCCAATAAGGGACTATACAGGAAAGGTAGTCAGTGCCATTACCGTTGTGGGACCGATCCAACGCATGAAAGGTTACAGCATACCGGACATCGCGAAGAAAGTAAGAGAAGCCGGAAAAGAAGCATCCACTCGGCTCGGGTACGACGAAAGATATTTCAGAAAATTTTAA
- a CDS encoding aldehyde dehydrogenase, producing the protein MQTTETKATVKPIDCTHYIDGQYVSSNNEKTFENVNPATEEVLGTVAKGEKEDVDRAVSVARKALKGEWGNMPTKQRSQILRKIGDLILERKSELATLESLDTGKPLWLSNKIDIDRAANNFHFFADYMTSMGTEAYQQDDIAIHYAIRRPVGVVGLINPWNLPLFLMTWKLAPALAAGNVAVMKPSEETPMTATVLAEICKEAGVPDGVVNMVHGFGDAGAALSTHEDVDAIAFTGETVTGTEIMKSAAPTLKKLSFEMGGKNPNIIFADADMDDVIDTTMRSSFINQGEVCLCGSRIYVERPAYDEFLERFAAKTKELKVGDPFDEETNVGALISEEHYKKVLGYLDIAKEEGGTFLTGGKAAEGFDKGYFVEPTIITGLDKDSRCVNEEIFGPVVTVIPFDEEEEVLEQVNDTHYGLSASLWTTNIKRATRVSAQIETGIVWVNTWFLRDLRTPFGGMKHSGIGREGGMHSFDFYSELTNITIKT; encoded by the coding sequence ATGCAAACGACAGAAACAAAAGCGACCGTAAAGCCAATTGATTGTACGCATTACATTGACGGTCAATATGTATCGTCCAATAATGAAAAAACGTTTGAAAATGTGAATCCGGCAACGGAAGAAGTATTAGGTACCGTTGCAAAGGGAGAAAAGGAAGATGTTGACCGCGCGGTAAGTGTTGCCAGGAAAGCACTTAAAGGTGAATGGGGCAACATGCCTACAAAGCAACGGTCACAGATTCTCCGTAAAATCGGCGATTTAATTTTAGAAAGAAAATCAGAACTGGCTACACTCGAATCCCTCGACACGGGCAAGCCATTATGGCTGTCAAACAAAATTGACATTGACCGTGCAGCTAATAATTTCCATTTCTTTGCTGATTATATGACGTCAATGGGCACAGAAGCCTATCAACAAGATGATATAGCCATTCATTATGCCATTCGTCGTCCTGTTGGTGTGGTGGGCTTAATTAACCCATGGAACCTTCCATTATTTTTGATGACTTGGAAGTTAGCTCCGGCACTTGCGGCAGGAAACGTGGCAGTGATGAAGCCATCGGAAGAGACACCAATGACAGCGACGGTTCTTGCAGAAATTTGTAAAGAAGCCGGCGTTCCGGATGGTGTGGTTAACATGGTTCACGGATTTGGTGACGCAGGCGCTGCGCTCTCCACCCATGAGGATGTGGATGCGATTGCCTTTACCGGTGAAACGGTAACAGGAACTGAAATTATGAAATCCGCAGCTCCCACACTGAAAAAATTATCGTTTGAGATGGGCGGCAAGAACCCGAATATTATTTTTGCAGATGCCGACATGGATGACGTGATCGATACGACAATGCGTTCCAGTTTCATTAACCAGGGTGAAGTCTGCTTGTGCGGTTCAAGAATTTATGTAGAACGGCCGGCGTACGATGAATTTCTTGAGCGCTTCGCGGCGAAAACCAAAGAGCTCAAAGTTGGCGACCCCTTTGATGAAGAAACAAATGTCGGTGCATTAATCAGTGAAGAACACTATAAAAAAGTGCTCGGCTACTTGGACATTGCAAAAGAAGAAGGCGGCACGTTCTTAACAGGGGGAAAGGCTGCCGAAGGGTTTGACAAAGGATATTTCGTAGAACCGACGATCATCACCGGTTTAGACAAAGATTCTAGGTGTGTGAACGAGGAAATCTTTGGACCGGTCGTAACGGTTATTCCGTTCGATGAAGAAGAAGAAGTGCTAGAGCAAGTCAATGATACCCATTATGGGTTAAGTGCAAGCTTATGGACCACGAACATTAAACGTGCGACTCGTGTTAGCGCACAAATCGAAACGGGAATTGTTTGGGTTAATACTTGGTTTTTACGTGATTTGCGTACACCTTTCGGAGGCATGAAGCATAGTGGCATCGGCCGTGAAGGCGGTATGCACAGCTTTGACTTTTATTCAGAACTCACCAACATTACAATCAAAACCTAG
- a CDS encoding 2-keto-4-pentenoate hydratase gives MEKDRVKELANYVHNAEKEKREITKITAELYPELTIEEAYDVQEELVRQKLEAGYKIVGPKMGITSEAKMKQMNVDNPIYGYVFDNMVVEEGNAISISDYIHPKIEPEIGFILNRDLEGPGITTLDVLRATEYVLPAIEIIDSRYENFNFTLPDVVADNTSAAGAVFGTYLRKPEELELDVVGVTLSLNGEIQSLGAGAAVLGHPAKSVASLANMLSEKGEKVEAGKPILTGGVTAAVKLSPGDFVNVKYGGLGDVSFFVKQ, from the coding sequence ATGGAAAAAGACCGAGTAAAAGAGCTGGCTAATTATGTACACAATGCGGAAAAAGAAAAGCGCGAAATCACAAAAATTACGGCAGAATTGTACCCGGAATTAACGATTGAAGAAGCGTATGACGTTCAAGAAGAGCTTGTACGACAAAAACTAGAGGCAGGTTATAAAATCGTCGGTCCAAAGATGGGGATTACCAGTGAGGCCAAAATGAAACAAATGAACGTGGACAACCCGATATATGGCTATGTCTTTGATAATATGGTTGTCGAAGAGGGAAATGCCATCTCCATTTCTGATTACATTCATCCAAAAATAGAACCGGAAATCGGTTTTATTTTAAATAGGGATTTAGAGGGTCCGGGTATTACGACGCTTGATGTATTACGGGCAACAGAATACGTGCTCCCTGCGATTGAAATTATTGACAGCCGATATGAGAACTTCAATTTCACATTGCCGGATGTTGTAGCGGATAATACGTCTGCAGCTGGGGCTGTATTTGGAACGTATTTAAGAAAGCCGGAAGAATTGGAATTGGATGTCGTTGGGGTAACATTATCCCTTAATGGGGAAATTCAATCATTGGGTGCCGGTGCCGCGGTATTGGGACACCCAGCCAAGTCGGTTGCAAGCCTTGCAAATATGTTAAGCGAAAAGGGAGAAAAAGTAGAAGCCGGGAAGCCTATTTTAACAGGTGGGGTGACAGCTGCAGTCAAATTATCGCCCGGAGATTTCGTTAATGTGAAATACGGAGGCTTAGGAGACGTATCCTTTTTTGTTAAACAGTAA
- a CDS encoding 4-oxalocrotonate tautomerase, whose amino-acid sequence MKGLPLINVQILEGREPEKIESLIENVSEAVSESLDAPKENVRVTVTEVPKTHWAVGGKSMKQLGR is encoded by the coding sequence GTGAAAGGTTTGCCACTTATAAATGTACAAATTCTCGAAGGCCGTGAACCTGAAAAAATTGAATCATTGATCGAAAACGTCTCTGAAGCCGTTAGTGAATCACTGGACGCTCCGAAAGAAAATGTCCGCGTTACTGTTACTGAAGTTCCGAAAACACATTGGGCCGTTGGCGGAAAAAGTATGAAACAATTAGGAAGATAG
- a CDS encoding aromatic-ring-hydroxylating dioxygenase subunit beta, which translates to MTVTTVTRQDVIDFLYTEAKILDEWRLKEWADLFTDDGTYIIPPIGEPDADPLTSLFYAHDNRSRLQERAERLLKKEAHVEFPHSTTLRNYNNIIVSNLESDVISVELNFTTHRTKREVMDTFIGKAYYDIVLQNNELAIQYKKVILQLDSLRPHGKISLIL; encoded by the coding sequence ATGACGGTCACGACTGTAACACGTCAGGATGTCATTGACTTCCTTTACACGGAAGCAAAAATTTTGGATGAATGGCGATTAAAGGAATGGGCGGATTTATTCACAGACGATGGGACCTATATCATCCCACCTATTGGTGAGCCTGACGCCGACCCCTTAACATCTCTATTTTATGCTCATGATAATCGTTCGCGGCTGCAGGAACGAGCGGAGCGGCTTTTGAAAAAAGAGGCGCATGTGGAATTTCCACATTCTACGACACTACGAAACTATAACAATATTATCGTTAGCAATCTGGAGTCAGACGTCATTTCTGTCGAATTAAACTTTACGACCCACCGGACGAAACGAGAGGTCATGGACACATTTATCGGGAAAGCGTATTACGACATTGTTCTACAAAATAATGAACTTGCCATCCAATACAAAAAGGTAATCTTGCAGCTCGATAGTCTAAGGCCGCATGGAAAGATCAGTTTAATTTTATAA
- a CDS encoding aromatic ring-hydroxylating oxygenase subunit alpha, with the protein MKEIIRDNPEKNEFLVNRNVFTDREMLARERAEIFNKCWLFIGHETEVPEKGDFKRKKVGGRNLVLVHSQDDEIRTLYNTCPHRGALVCRENEGNSRVFRCFYHAWSFTNDGKLVGMPGSDGFPDDFNAEGTKDMKAVNRVESYRGFIFVNFDDHAVSLEEYLAGAKEYIDLIADQSEYGLEALGGVQEYSVRANWKLLAENSVDLYHGMPTHKTYFDIKQEQDPDLKKVKLEGEGKDLGNGHAVMEYVAPWGRPIAQWTPIWSEDLKRDMEDMKVRLAERFGEERADRIANWNRNIVIFPNLVINDIMAITARTFYPNSPGYIEVSGYSLAPKAENEEHRLARNNNFLEFLGPGGFATPDDNEALELAQEAYTNNTEVQWNDVSKGMVRGKRNAKATDELQMRAFWREYDKVMQESFSKEGAYK; encoded by the coding sequence ATGAAAGAGATTATAAGAGATAATCCGGAGAAAAATGAATTTCTCGTTAACCGAAATGTCTTTACGGACAGAGAAATGCTTGCAAGGGAACGTGCCGAAATTTTTAATAAATGCTGGTTATTCATTGGACATGAAACAGAAGTGCCGGAAAAAGGGGATTTCAAACGGAAAAAGGTGGGAGGTCGGAATTTAGTGCTCGTTCATAGTCAAGACGACGAAATTCGAACCCTATACAATACGTGCCCGCACCGAGGCGCTTTAGTTTGCAGGGAAAACGAAGGCAATTCCAGAGTCTTTCGTTGTTTCTACCATGCGTGGAGCTTTACTAATGACGGTAAGTTGGTAGGGATGCCAGGAAGTGATGGCTTTCCGGACGACTTTAATGCTGAAGGAACAAAGGACATGAAAGCGGTTAATAGAGTGGAGAGTTACCGCGGCTTTATTTTCGTAAATTTTGACGATCATGCAGTCTCCCTAGAGGAGTATTTAGCGGGTGCAAAAGAGTATATTGACTTGATCGCGGATCAATCTGAATACGGACTAGAGGCATTAGGGGGCGTGCAGGAATATAGCGTAAGGGCTAATTGGAAGTTGCTCGCTGAAAATAGTGTCGATTTATATCATGGCATGCCGACGCATAAGACGTATTTCGACATCAAGCAAGAGCAAGATCCTGACCTCAAGAAAGTAAAATTAGAAGGCGAAGGTAAGGACTTAGGCAACGGTCATGCGGTCATGGAATATGTGGCTCCGTGGGGAAGACCGATTGCCCAGTGGACGCCAATATGGAGCGAAGATTTGAAACGGGATATGGAGGACATGAAAGTCAGACTTGCAGAACGTTTTGGCGAAGAACGGGCTGATCGTATCGCAAACTGGAACCGAAATATTGTGATTTTCCCAAATTTGGTCATTAATGACATTATGGCTATCACGGCAAGAACGTTCTATCCTAATTCTCCAGGATATATTGAAGTATCCGGTTATTCCTTAGCACCCAAGGCAGAAAATGAAGAACATCGACTTGCCAGAAATAATAATTTCTTGGAATTCTTAGGCCCGGGCGGGTTTGCCACCCCTGATGATAATGAAGCATTGGAATTAGCCCAAGAGGCATACACCAATAATACCGAAGTGCAATGGAATGACGTTTCCAAAGGGATGGTAAGAGGAAAAAGAAACGCCAAAGCGACAGATGAACTTCAAATGAGAGCTTTTTGGAGAGAATACGATAAAGTAATGCAAGAATCGTTTAGTAAGGAGGGAGCATACAAATGA
- the dmpG gene encoding 4-hydroxy-2-oxovalerate aldolase — protein sequence MTKQTDIKITEVALRDGSHAISHQYTVDQVKSTAKALNEARVPYIEVAHGDGLGGSSLQYGFSKTDEFKLIEAAVSVADFSKIAVLLLPGIGTIEDLKEAAALGAKMARVATHVTEADVSEQHIQTAKELGMETVGFLMMSHMVSVEKLVEQAKLMESYGADTVYVVDSAGALLPHEVKERIKALRQALSIDIGFHGHNNLSLAMGNTLAAIEEGATRIDGSIRCLGADTVYVVDSAGALLPHEVKERIKALRQALSIDIGFHGHNNLSLAMGNTLAAIEEGATRIDGSIRCLGAGAGNTQTEVLIGVLDKMGIETGVDLYKIMDVAEDIVAPILQQPQEINRDSLTLGYAGVYSSFLLHANRAAEKFLVESRDILVELGKREIIGGQEDMIIDVAAELAETRKASVQS from the coding sequence ATGACGAAGCAAACGGACATCAAAATTACAGAAGTTGCTTTGCGCGATGGGAGTCACGCGATCAGTCACCAGTATACCGTTGATCAGGTCAAATCCACTGCGAAAGCGCTAAATGAAGCGCGTGTGCCTTATATTGAGGTCGCTCATGGAGATGGATTGGGAGGTTCTTCGCTACAATACGGTTTTTCTAAAACAGATGAATTTAAACTTATTGAAGCGGCTGTTTCGGTCGCCGATTTCTCGAAGATCGCGGTATTGTTACTCCCGGGCATCGGGACAATTGAAGATTTAAAAGAAGCGGCGGCCCTAGGGGCAAAAATGGCACGCGTGGCTACGCACGTGACGGAAGCCGATGTTTCCGAACAACATATTCAAACGGCAAAGGAACTGGGAATGGAAACCGTTGGCTTTCTAATGATGAGTCATATGGTTTCCGTTGAAAAGTTAGTCGAACAGGCAAAATTGATGGAGAGTTATGGTGCAGACACGGTTTACGTTGTGGATTCAGCAGGCGCTTTGCTTCCGCATGAAGTTAAAGAAAGAATTAAAGCGCTTCGACAAGCGTTATCTATCGATATTGGTTTTCATGGCCATAATAATTTGTCTCTGGCGATGGGGAACACGCTTGCTGCCATTGAAGAAGGAGCGACTAGGATTGATGGAAGTATCCGCTGTTTAGGTGCAGACACGGTTTACGTTGTGGATTCAGCAGGCGCTTTGCTTCCGCATGAAGTTAAAGAAAGAATTAAAGCGCTTCGACAAGCGTTATCTATCGATATTGGTTTTCATGGCCATAATAATTTGTCTCTGGCGATGGGGAACACGCTTGCTGCCATTGAAGAAGGAGCGACTAGGATTGATGGAAGTATCCGCTGTTTAGGTGCAGGCGCGGGGAATACGCAAACGGAAGTATTAATCGGCGTCCTCGATAAAATGGGCATTGAAACAGGTGTCGACTTGTACAAAATCATGGACGTGGCCGAAGACATCGTTGCTCCGATCTTGCAGCAACCGCAGGAAATTAACCGTGACAGTTTAACGTTAGGCTATGCCGGTGTCTATTCCAGTTTTCTGTTACACGCGAATCGAGCAGCTGAAAAGTTCTTAGTCGAATCGCGAGACATACTCGTAGAATTGGGTAAACGAGAAATTATTGGCGGGCAGGAAGATATGATCATTGACGTTGCAGCTGAACTTGCTGAAACAAGAAAAGCGTCTGTTCAATCATAA